A window from Vespa velutina chromosome 13, iVesVel2.1, whole genome shotgun sequence encodes these proteins:
- the LOC124953972 gene encoding homogentisate 1,2-dioxygenase — MQAELKYLSGFGCEFSSEDERCPGSLPIGQNNPQKCPYGLYAEQLSGTAFTAPRSQNKRSWLYRIRPSVVHKPYQKLMEKDIGHLDYDWNIMEPNLNQLRWKPFDIPTRQNSEIDFVQGLHTICGAGDSHIRQGIAIHVYLCNVSMKDKAFYNADGDFLIVPQLGVLLITTEFGKIRCEPNEICVIQQGMRFSITVLGPSRGYILEVFDNHFQLPDLGPIGANGLANARDFQTPIACYEDRETDYKIIGKFQGKLFVCVQDHSPFDVVAWHGNYVPYKYNLERFMVINSVSFDHCDPSIFTVLTCPSYKPGTAAADFVIFPPRWSVQEHTFRPPYYHRNCMTEFMGLIKGRYEAKEESFEAGGASLHSIMTPHGPDTRCYESATNDKLRPERIADGTQAFMFETSYSLTCTKWSAKLCNKLDEDYYKCWEGLKKHFNLNNQS; from the exons ATGCAGGCCGAATTGAag TATTTGTCAGGATTTGGTTGTGAATTTTCAAGCGAGGATGAACGTTGTCCTGGATCTTTACCTATCGGCCAAAACAATCCGCAAAAATGTCCTTATGGACTCTATGCCGAACAGCTCTCTGGCACAGCTTTTACAG CACCACGTTCTCAGAACAAAAGATCTTGGCTCTATAGAATCAGACCTTCCGTCGTTCACAAACCGtatcaaaaattaatggaaaaagaTATTGGCCATCTCGATTACGATTGGAACATTATGGAACCTAATTTAAATCag CTGAGATGGAAACCATTCGACATTCCAACAAGACAAAATTCTGAGATTGACTTCGTTCAAGGACTACATACGATATGCGGTGCTGGCGATTCTCATATTCGTCAAGGAATTGCCATACACGTTTATCTCTGTAATGTATCGATGAAAGATAAAGCTTTTTATAACGCCGATGGAGATTTTTTAATCG TACCACAGTTAGGTGTCCTGTTGATAACCACTGAATTTGGTAAAATCCGATGCGAGCCCAATGAAATATGTGTTATCCAACAAGGAATGCGTTTCTCTATAACGGTTCTTGGTCCATCCAGAGGTTACATACTTGAGGTCTTTGATAATCATTTCCAACTTCCCGATTTAGGACCAATTG GTGCCAATGGTTTAGCGAATGCAAGAGATTTTCAAACGCCAATTGCTTGTTACGAAGATCGCGAGACAGATTACAAAATAATCGGCAAATTTCAAGGTAAATTATTTGTTTGCGTTCAGGATCACAGTCCATTTGACGTTGTAGCCTGGCATGGGAATTATGTACCATATAAATACAATCTTGAAAGATTTATGGTCATCAATTCGGTTTCATTCGATCACTGT GATCCATCGATTTTCACCGTACTTACTTGTCCTTCGTATAAACCTGGCACTGCAGCGGCTGACTTTGTTATTTTTCCACCGAGGTGGTCGGTACAGGAACACACCTTTCGACCTCCTTACTATCATC GTAATTGCATGACCGAATTCATGGGACTAATAAAAGGGAGGTACGAAGCAAAGGAGGAAAGTTTCGAAGCTGGTGGTGCATCGTTGCACTCGATCATGACACCTCATGGTCCTGATACCAGATGCTACGAAAGTGCAACTAACGATAAACTTAGACCGGAACGTATTGCCGATGGTACTCAGGCATTTATGTTTGAAACTTCGTATAGTTTGACTTGCACAAAATGGTCCGCTAAACTATGTAATAAATTGGACGAAGATTATTACAAGTGTTGGGAAGGATTGAAAAAACATTTCAATCTTAACAATCAATCTTAA
- the LOC124953971 gene encoding uncharacterized protein LOC124953971 isoform X2 — MYNAFKLLTIILYYSTQYVNAQYCYPNYCQNVSTKVSLPGLQCRIKPIEDDDCIKLRFDGWNHISFQESTTQFQLSAYVISTGTFKGKLTAFNLSITDINFLRLTTRYQSLMDENISVCTHIALHGNTTDSVPNRFILSCPFTNQSFEGSPYRLEYSVSGKRFEYSKKLVFIIPHHESIDENNDINGYLPFIYIDVSDALLFTLYIQPVPKKFNVTTYRIWLTNNSTGITTDIKVSQPINEEHIQYNFSILDGIYYLQVAAIHPNCSIYGCINATSPFISIREASHRLLIMIISIIWIPPVILYALYHIYKLCTKNAKKDRKKPNCLIVYSPTRESHITVMAELTKYLRCCNINAMIDMFDISETVSKDVELWCRNAFNSADIILIVTSPPSNKLVPTIYENIDTYILQLIRENYGQRNKRYYILQLPYCKSTDLPDEAKRFQRFRMPEELAKLVRTVHNIDYIRFFGLSNKEVLLESIKLAQVEMLDDGSGSDHKSADETDDLLPSVVPINNIKNEDLNHEDDNNSMSSNVVKDEFNNSLKRKYCELQGEKARWTIIDIR, encoded by the exons ATGTACAACGCATTTAAATTGCTCacaattatattgtattattcgaCACAATATGTGAACGCCCAATACTGTTATCCAAATTATTGTCAAAATGTT tcaACTAAGGTGTCATTGCCTGGTCTTCAATGTAGAATAAAACCAATCGAAGATGATG ATTGTATTAAACTTAGATTCGATGGATGGAATCATATATCTTTCCAGGAGAGTACGACTCAATTTCAATTGTCTGCTTATGTTATTAGTACAGGAACatttaaaggaaaattgactgcatttaatttatcaattaccgatattaattttctta gGTTAACCACACGTTATCAAAGTCTAATGGATGAAAATATATCCGTGTGTACACATATTGCTTTACATGGAAACACGACTGACTCAGTACCTAATAGATTCATTTTATCTTGTCCTTTTACAAATCAATCATTTGAAGGTAGTCCTTATCGTTTAGAATATTCTGTAAGTGGAAAAAGATTTGAGTATAGTAAAAAGCTTGTTTTCATAATACCTCATCATGAGTCTATTG atgaaaataatgacattaatGGATACTTACCATTCATTTATATAGACGTTTCTGATGCATTGCTCTTCACGTTATATATACAGCCAGTTCCTAAAAAATTTAACGTAACTACGTATAGAATTTGGTTAACAAATAATAGCACGGGTATAACGACCGACATAAAAGTTTCTCAACCGATAAATGAAGagcatatacaatataatttttccataTTAGATGGAATCTATTATTTACAAGTAGCAGCTATCCATCCCAATTGTAGCATATACGGATGTATTAATGCCACTTCACCTTTCATAAGTATAA gAGAAGCATCGCATCGTTTACTCATTATGATAATTAGCATTATATGGATACCACCTGTGATATTATATGCGCTTTACCACATATATAAGTTATGTACAAAAAATG caaagaaagacagaaagaaaccAAATTGTTTAATAGTATACTCGCCAACGCGCGAATCACATATCACGGTTATGGcagaattaacaaaatatttaagatgCTGTAATATTAATGCCATGATAGATATGTTCGATATCTCGGAGACTGTATCAAAG gACGTAGAACTTTGGTGTAGAAATGCGTTTAATTCTGCTGACATTATTCTCATTGTGACTTCACCACCGTCTAACAAACTTGTACCGACAATATACGAGAacatagacacatatatattgcaattgattagagaaaattatgggcaaagaaataaaaggtatTATATTCTACAATTGCCATATTGCAAATCAACTGATTTGCCGGACGAGGCAAAACGTTTTCAACGTTTTCGTATGCCCGAAGAATTAGCTAAATTAGTCAGGACAGTTCACAATATTGATTACATTAGATTCTTTGGTTTATCAAATAAGGAGGTACTATTGGAAAGTATAAAATTAGCTCAAGTAGAGATGTTAGACGATGGCAGTGGTAGTGATCACAAGAGTGCTGATGAAACTG aCGATCTTTTACCATCCGTAGtaccaataaataatattaaaaacgaagATCTGAATCACGAGGACGATAACAATTCAATGTCTTCGAATGTTGTTAAggatgaatttaataattcattgaaaagaaaatattgtgaACTTCAAGGTGAAAAAG CTAGGTGGACGATCATTGACATAAGGTGA
- the LOC124953971 gene encoding uncharacterized protein LOC124953971 isoform X1, giving the protein MYNAFKLLTIILYYSTQYVNAQYCYPNYCQNVSTKVSLPGLQCRIKPIEDDDCIKLRFDGWNHISFQESTTQFQLSAYVISTGTFKGKLTAFNLSITDINFLRLTTRYQSLMDENISVCTHIALHGNTTDSVPNRFILSCPFTNQSFEGSPYRLEYSVSGKRFEYSKKLVFIIPHHESIDENNDINGYLPFIYIDVSDALLFTLYIQPVPKKFNVTTYRIWLTNNSTGITTDIKVSQPINEEHIQYNFSILDGIYYLQVAAIHPNCSIYGCINATSPFISIREASHRLLIMIISIIWIPPVILYALYHIYKLCTKNAKKDRKKPNCLIVYSPTRESHITVMAELTKYLRCCNINAMIDMFDISETVSKDVELWCRNAFNSADIILIVTSPPSNKLVPTIYENIDTYILQLIRENYGQRNKRYYILQLPYCKSTDLPDEAKRFQRFRMPEELAKLVRTVHNIDYIRFFGLSNKEVLLESIKLAQVEMLDDGSGSDHKSADETDDLLPSVVPINNIKNEDLNHEDDNNSMSSNVVKDEFNNSLKRKYCELQGEKGIITVHSDSDEQ; this is encoded by the exons ATGTACAACGCATTTAAATTGCTCacaattatattgtattattcgaCACAATATGTGAACGCCCAATACTGTTATCCAAATTATTGTCAAAATGTT tcaACTAAGGTGTCATTGCCTGGTCTTCAATGTAGAATAAAACCAATCGAAGATGATG ATTGTATTAAACTTAGATTCGATGGATGGAATCATATATCTTTCCAGGAGAGTACGACTCAATTTCAATTGTCTGCTTATGTTATTAGTACAGGAACatttaaaggaaaattgactgcatttaatttatcaattaccgatattaattttctta gGTTAACCACACGTTATCAAAGTCTAATGGATGAAAATATATCCGTGTGTACACATATTGCTTTACATGGAAACACGACTGACTCAGTACCTAATAGATTCATTTTATCTTGTCCTTTTACAAATCAATCATTTGAAGGTAGTCCTTATCGTTTAGAATATTCTGTAAGTGGAAAAAGATTTGAGTATAGTAAAAAGCTTGTTTTCATAATACCTCATCATGAGTCTATTG atgaaaataatgacattaatGGATACTTACCATTCATTTATATAGACGTTTCTGATGCATTGCTCTTCACGTTATATATACAGCCAGTTCCTAAAAAATTTAACGTAACTACGTATAGAATTTGGTTAACAAATAATAGCACGGGTATAACGACCGACATAAAAGTTTCTCAACCGATAAATGAAGagcatatacaatataatttttccataTTAGATGGAATCTATTATTTACAAGTAGCAGCTATCCATCCCAATTGTAGCATATACGGATGTATTAATGCCACTTCACCTTTCATAAGTATAA gAGAAGCATCGCATCGTTTACTCATTATGATAATTAGCATTATATGGATACCACCTGTGATATTATATGCGCTTTACCACATATATAAGTTATGTACAAAAAATG caaagaaagacagaaagaaaccAAATTGTTTAATAGTATACTCGCCAACGCGCGAATCACATATCACGGTTATGGcagaattaacaaaatatttaagatgCTGTAATATTAATGCCATGATAGATATGTTCGATATCTCGGAGACTGTATCAAAG gACGTAGAACTTTGGTGTAGAAATGCGTTTAATTCTGCTGACATTATTCTCATTGTGACTTCACCACCGTCTAACAAACTTGTACCGACAATATACGAGAacatagacacatatatattgcaattgattagagaaaattatgggcaaagaaataaaaggtatTATATTCTACAATTGCCATATTGCAAATCAACTGATTTGCCGGACGAGGCAAAACGTTTTCAACGTTTTCGTATGCCCGAAGAATTAGCTAAATTAGTCAGGACAGTTCACAATATTGATTACATTAGATTCTTTGGTTTATCAAATAAGGAGGTACTATTGGAAAGTATAAAATTAGCTCAAGTAGAGATGTTAGACGATGGCAGTGGTAGTGATCACAAGAGTGCTGATGAAACTG aCGATCTTTTACCATCCGTAGtaccaataaataatattaaaaacgaagATCTGAATCACGAGGACGATAACAATTCAATGTCTTCGAATGTTGTTAAggatgaatttaataattcattgaaaagaaaatattgtgaACTTCAAGGTGAAAAAGGTATTATTACCGTCCACTCGGATTCAGACGAGCAGTAG
- the LOC124953971 gene encoding uncharacterized protein LOC124953971 isoform X3 has product MYNAFKLLTIILYYSTQYVNAQYCYPNYCQNVSTKVSLPGLQCRIKPIEDDDCIKLRFDGWNHISFQESTTQFQLSAYVISTGTFKGKLTAFNLSITDINFLRLTTRYQSLMDENISVCTHIALHGNTTDSVPNRFILSCPFTNQSFEGSPYRLEYSVSGKRFEYSKKLVFIIPHHESIDENNDINGYLPFIYIDVSDALLFTLYIQPVPKKFNVTTYRIWLTNNSTGITTDIKVSQPINEEHIQYNFSILDGIYYLQVAAIHPNCSIYGCINATSPFISIREASHRLLIMIISIIWIPPVILYALYHIYKLCTKNAKKDRKKPNCLIVYSPTRESHITVMAELTKYLRCCNINAMIDMFDISETVSKDVELWCRNAFNSADIILIVTSPPSNKLVPTIYENIDTYILQLIRENYGQRNKRYYILQLPYCKSTDLPDEAKRFQRFRMPEELAKLVRTVHNIDYIRFFGLSNKEVLLESIKLAQVEMLDDGSGSDHKSADETDDLLPSVVPINNIKNEDLNHEDDNNSMSSNVVKDEFNNSLKRKYCELQGEKGGRSLT; this is encoded by the exons ATGTACAACGCATTTAAATTGCTCacaattatattgtattattcgaCACAATATGTGAACGCCCAATACTGTTATCCAAATTATTGTCAAAATGTT tcaACTAAGGTGTCATTGCCTGGTCTTCAATGTAGAATAAAACCAATCGAAGATGATG ATTGTATTAAACTTAGATTCGATGGATGGAATCATATATCTTTCCAGGAGAGTACGACTCAATTTCAATTGTCTGCTTATGTTATTAGTACAGGAACatttaaaggaaaattgactgcatttaatttatcaattaccgatattaattttctta gGTTAACCACACGTTATCAAAGTCTAATGGATGAAAATATATCCGTGTGTACACATATTGCTTTACATGGAAACACGACTGACTCAGTACCTAATAGATTCATTTTATCTTGTCCTTTTACAAATCAATCATTTGAAGGTAGTCCTTATCGTTTAGAATATTCTGTAAGTGGAAAAAGATTTGAGTATAGTAAAAAGCTTGTTTTCATAATACCTCATCATGAGTCTATTG atgaaaataatgacattaatGGATACTTACCATTCATTTATATAGACGTTTCTGATGCATTGCTCTTCACGTTATATATACAGCCAGTTCCTAAAAAATTTAACGTAACTACGTATAGAATTTGGTTAACAAATAATAGCACGGGTATAACGACCGACATAAAAGTTTCTCAACCGATAAATGAAGagcatatacaatataatttttccataTTAGATGGAATCTATTATTTACAAGTAGCAGCTATCCATCCCAATTGTAGCATATACGGATGTATTAATGCCACTTCACCTTTCATAAGTATAA gAGAAGCATCGCATCGTTTACTCATTATGATAATTAGCATTATATGGATACCACCTGTGATATTATATGCGCTTTACCACATATATAAGTTATGTACAAAAAATG caaagaaagacagaaagaaaccAAATTGTTTAATAGTATACTCGCCAACGCGCGAATCACATATCACGGTTATGGcagaattaacaaaatatttaagatgCTGTAATATTAATGCCATGATAGATATGTTCGATATCTCGGAGACTGTATCAAAG gACGTAGAACTTTGGTGTAGAAATGCGTTTAATTCTGCTGACATTATTCTCATTGTGACTTCACCACCGTCTAACAAACTTGTACCGACAATATACGAGAacatagacacatatatattgcaattgattagagaaaattatgggcaaagaaataaaaggtatTATATTCTACAATTGCCATATTGCAAATCAACTGATTTGCCGGACGAGGCAAAACGTTTTCAACGTTTTCGTATGCCCGAAGAATTAGCTAAATTAGTCAGGACAGTTCACAATATTGATTACATTAGATTCTTTGGTTTATCAAATAAGGAGGTACTATTGGAAAGTATAAAATTAGCTCAAGTAGAGATGTTAGACGATGGCAGTGGTAGTGATCACAAGAGTGCTGATGAAACTG aCGATCTTTTACCATCCGTAGtaccaataaataatattaaaaacgaagATCTGAATCACGAGGACGATAACAATTCAATGTCTTCGAATGTTGTTAAggatgaatttaataattcattgaaaagaaaatattgtgaACTTCAAGGTGAAAAAG GTGGACGATCATTGACATAA